Proteins encoded together in one Tripterygium wilfordii isolate XIE 37 chromosome 14, ASM1340144v1, whole genome shotgun sequence window:
- the LOC120015552 gene encoding probable esterase KAI2: MGIVEQAHNVKVVGSGERVIVLAHGFGTDQSVWKHLVPHLVDDHRVILYDNMGAGTTNPDYFDFNRYTTLEGYAYDLLAILEELQVESCIYVGHSVSAMIGAIASITRPDLFAKLVMISASPRYLNDVEYFGGFEQEDLDQLFQAMQDNYKAWCSGFAPLAVGGDMESLAVQEFSRTLFNMRPDIALSVAQTIFQSDMRQILPLVTVPCHIIQSMKDLAVPVVVSEYLHQNLGGESIVEVMSSDGHLPQLSSPDVVIPVLLNHIRYNIVQ; this comes from the exons ATGGGAATCGTTGAACAAGCACACAACGTCAAGGTAGTTGGATCAGGCGAGAGAGTCATAGTTCTTGCTCATGGATTCGGCACAGATCAGTCCGTGTGGAAGCACTTGGTGCCGCATCTCGTTGACGATCACCGCGTCATTTTGTACGATAACATGGGCGCTGGTACTACGAATCCCGATTACTTCGATTTCAATCGATACACCACTCTTGAAGGCTACGCCTATGATTTGCTCGCCATTTTGGAGGAATTGCAGGTGGAATCCTGTATTTATGTTGGCCACTCCGTCTCTGCCATGATCGGTGCCATCGCTTCCATCACTCGTCCAGATCTCTTCGCCAAACTCGTCATGATCTCTGCTTCtccaag GTACTTGAATGACGTGGAATACTTCGGAGGATTTGAACAGGAAGATCTAGACCAACTATTTCAGGCTATGCAGGACAATTACAAGGCATGGTGTTCCGGGTTTGCGCCACTAGCCGTGGGCGGAGACATGGAATCGTTGGCGGTGCAGGAATTCAGCCGGACCCTGTTCAACATGAGACCGGACATAGCCCTTAGTGTGGCTCAAACCATATTTCAGAGCGACATGAGGCAAATACTGCCTCTAGTCACGGTTCCTTGTCACATAATTCAAAGCATGAAGGACTTGGCTGTACCGGTTGTGGTGTCTGAATATTTACATCAGAATCTTGGTGGGGAGTCAATTGTTGAGGTCATGTCGTCGGACGGTCACCTGCCGCAACTGAGCTCGCCGGATGTTGTGATTCCGGTGCTTCTCAATCACATTCGCTACAATATTGTGCAATAG
- the LOC120015231 gene encoding uncharacterized protein LOC120015231: MGPDLDFKEPSEFPMEVSARKNGNISRDAEDKPMQCASNYEDNNFDMDVVNKDQNKLQYGSQDVEVNVTECTNSSDIGKVEDNYQDATESMSSFGDTVSSTENNSMLSDTEVESSLRYRNTSPSIIDGCGGAFQTRRKKLTDHWRNFVHPLMWRCKWMELQIKELHSQALKYDRELAEYDERKQFDCEKSALEGFDAKSLPYSSYIQRKKVMQRKKRRRIEDTVDMASYMLQHNVFSYYVTKRPTVHGASMDNSFGSLNKTVNHNDEFGFHDRGSSLEFREDDNTLEPILKKVEMMQSQVHNLKSRIDKVLSENPGKFCSINDLSLLASVDASTSSGLAASRKNGNKKDVKALNTFSEHMSNCDVGDLMPEAVVSSHREVNPFPDMIERMGQPQTGVLCEHTGEGLVLHNQAAKELLQNFDSTMNLLTETPLEPTKEQTVSAPGVVLALETSVPHEQSNVKSLSNSRSRVSNSKRKQGRRNSGMGGQSRRS, translated from the exons ATGGGCCCCGACTTAGACTTCAAGGAGCCGTCAGAATTTCCAATGGAAGTTTCGGCTAGAAAGAATGGGAACATATCACGGGATGCAGAAGATAAGCCCATGCAATGTGCAAGTAACTATGAGGACAATAACTTTGATATGGATGTAGTGAATAAAGACCAGAATAAGTTACAGTATGGAAGTCAGGATGTGGAAGTTAATGTAACTGAGTGTACAAATTCTAGTGACATTGGGAAGGTTGAAGACAACTATCAGGATGCAACTGAAAGTATGAGTTCTTTTGGGGACACAGTATCCAGTACTGAGAATAATTCAATGTTGAGTGATACTGAAGTTGAGTCAAGTTTACGTTATCGGAATACGTCTCCATCAATAATCGATGGCTGTGGGGGAGCATTTCAAACCag GAGGAAAAAGCTGACAGATCATTGGAGGAATTTTGTTCACCCTCTTATGTGGCGTTGTAAATGGATGGAACTTCAAATTAAGGAATTGCACTCTCAAGCGCTGAAGTATGACAGAGAACTTGCCGAATATGATGAAAGAAAGCAGTTTGATTGTGAAAAGTCGGCTTTAGAAGGTTTTGACGCAAAGTCACTACCATATTCGAGTTATATTCAGAGGAAGAAAGTCAtgcagagaaagaaaagaagacgaATTGAAGATACTGTTGATATGGCATCATATATGCTGCAACATAACGTATTTTCCTATTATG TGACTAAGAGACCCACTGTTCACGGTGCTTCAATGGACAATTCTTTCGGTAGTTTAA ACAAGACTGTCAATCATAATGATGAGTTTGGGTTTCATGATAGAGGGTCATCTCTTGAATTCAGAGAGGATGACAATACTCTGGAGCCAATCCTAAAGAAGGTTGAAATGATGCAATCACAAGTTCATAATCTTAAGTCCCGAATTGATAAGGTTTTGAGCGAAAATCCTGGAAAGTTTTGCTCCATCAATGATTTGAGCTTGCTTGCATCAGTTGATGCATCTACCAGTTCTGGTCTTGCTGCTTCTCGGAAGAATGGAAATAAGAAGGATGTCAAGGCGTTGAACACTTTTTCTGAACATATGTCCAATTGTGACGTGGGCGATCTTATGCCTGAAGCTGTGGTTTCAAGTCACCGAGAGGTGAACCCATTTCCTGATATGATTGAAAGGATGGGCCAGCCTCAGACTGGGGTTTTATGTGAACAT ACCGGGGAAGGACTTGTGTTACACAATCAGGCAGCCAAGGAATTATTGCAGAACTTTGACAGCACTATGAATTTGCTGACTGAGACGCCTCTGGAACCAACTAAAGAGCAGACAGTTTCAGCTCCAGGAGTTGTCTTGGCATTGGAGACTTCTGTCCCTCATGAACAATCGAATGTGAAATCACTATCCAATTCCAGATCACGTGTCTCTAACTCAAAGCGAAAGCAGGGTAGGCGAAATTCTGGAATGGGTGGACAGAGCCGGAGGTCTTAG
- the LOC120014965 gene encoding U-box domain-containing protein 4-like, with translation MEKSLLKALLNSISTFSHLSSFDNIKSDPMQRSYQKAEEVLKLLRPTLGAIVDSEIASDDILNMAFEQLGQSVDELTELFRNWQSLSSKVYFVLQIDTLLVKIETSGLDILQLLKLSHQNLPDELSSSSLEHCIQKIKHMGYEQVSTTIKEALRDQLEGVGPSSEVLVKIAENLGLSSNQETLIEAVALEKLKGNAEQIEKTSETEIIDQMIGLVTRMHDRFVTIKQSQSCNPVPIPTDFCCPLSLELMTDPVIVASGQTYERTFIKNWIDLGLTVCPKTRQTLAHTNLIPNYTVKALIANWCESNNVKLPDPLKSMSLTQPSPLLTHADSVPPRDLQIYPNSNGNWPLSPESIWSGSPSGKSLISSAGTNGERASPCHPRSTSEGSLSGVIGNGLGLDIDRLSLKSYEDKATDSEARSTDSVGEKSVSPVRKDPSNTAGPCELSQSHKRTVSASSVLSSANLNERVDANGTSDVSNHRTSYSSDACGEVKAEPQDAGALNTPQREPEVPLRLAETRSRNQTIWRRPSERFVPRIISSPAIETRVDLSGLESHVRELVDNLRSTSVDAQREATAELRLLAKHNMDNRIVIANSEAISLLANLLYSADAKIQENAVTALLNLSINDNNKIAIANAKAIEPLIHVLRTGSPEAKENSAATLFSLSVIEDNKIRIGRSGAIGPLVDLLGNGTPRGKKDAATALFNLSIFHENKAQIVQAGAVRHLVELMEPAAGMVDKAVAVLANLATIPEGRTAIGQERGIPVLVEVVELGSARGKENATAALLHLCTSSGRFSNMVLQEGAVPPLVALSQSGTPRAKEKAQQLLTHFRNHRHGNAGRN, from the exons ATGGAGAAATCATTGTTGAAAGCTCTTCTTAATAGTATATCCACCTTTTCACATCTATCGTCTTTCGACAACATAAAATCGGATCCAATGCAGAGGTCTTACCAGAAGGCAGAAGAAGTATTGAAGTTGTTGAGGCCCACTCTTGGTGCCATTGTAGATTCTGAAATAGCTTCTGATGACATACTCAACATGGCATTTGAGCAATTAGGTCAATCTGTTGATGAGTTGACGGAGCTTTTCAGAAATTGGCAATCATTGTCGAGTAAAGTTTATTTT GTTCTGCAAATTGATACATTATTGGTGAAGATTGAGACCTCTGGCCTGGATATTCTTCAGCTGTTGAAATTGTCCCATCAAAATCTCCCTGATGAATTAAGTTCATCTTCTCTTGAG CACTGCATACAAAAAATTAAGCACATGGGATATGAACAAGTGTCGACAACTATCAAAGAAGCTTTAAGGGATCAATTAGAGGGTGTTGGACCAAGCTCAGAGGTTTTGGTGAAAATTGCTGAGAATCTCGGCCTGAGCTCAAACCAGGAGACTCTAATTGAAGCCGTTGCCCTTGAAAAGTTGAAGGGGAATGCTGAACAAATTGAGAAAACATCAGAGACTGAGATTATTGATCAAATGATTGGTCTTGTGACTCGCATGCATGATCGTTTTGTCACAATAAAGCAGTCGCAGAGCTGTAACCCTGTCCCTATTCCCACTGACTTCTGTTGTCCTCTTTCCCTTGAGCTGATGACAGATCCAGTTATTGTGGCATCTGGGCAAACCTATGAGAGGACTTTTATTAAAAATTGGATTGATCTTGGGCTTACTGTCTGTCCTAAGACTCGGCAAACACTGGCTCACACCAATCTGATTCCTAATTACACAGTAAAGGCACTAATTGCTAATTGGTGTGAGTCAAACAATGTGAAGCTCCCAGATCCCTTGAAGTCCATGAGCTtaactcaaccctctccacttcTCACACATGCTGACTCCGTGCCACCCAGGGATTTACAGATTTATCCTAATTCCAACGGCAACTGGCCATTGTCACCTGAGTCAATATGGTCTGGCAGTCCTTCTGGTAAGAGCTTGATTTCCTCTGCTGGAACTAATGGAGAAAGAGCTTCTCCGTGTCATCCCCGCTCTACTTCTGAGGGTTCCTTGTCAGGTGTAATTGGGAATGGATTGGGTTTGGATATTGATAGACTGTCACTAAAAAGTTATGAAGACAAGGCTACTGACTCAGAAGCAAGGAGCACGGATTCAGTTGGTGAAAAGTCTGTGTCACCAGTGAGAAAAGACCCTTCTAATACTGCCGGACCTTGTGAGCTTTCTCAGAGCCATAAAAGAACTGTGTCGGCTTCCAGTGTGCTTTCAAGTGCAAATCTCAATGAAAGAGTGGATGCCAATGGGACTTCAGATGTATCAAATCATCGTACTTCTTATAGCAGTGATGCCTGTGGGGAGGTGAAAGCAGAGCCACAGGATGCTGGTGCCTTGAACACTCCACAGAGGGAACCTGAGGTACCCCTCCGTTTGGCGGAGACACGATCCAGAAATCAAACAATATGGCGCAGGCCGTCAGAGAGGTTTGTTCCAAGGATAATTTCTTCCCCAGCTATTGAGACGAGGGTAGATCTTTCTGGTCTTGAATCTCATGTTCGGGAGCTGGTAGATAACTTGAGGAGCACTTCGGTTGATGCTCAAAGAGAGGCAACAGCTGAACTAAGGCTACTTGCGAAGCACAATATGGATAACAGAATTGTAATAGCAAACAGTGAAGCCATTAGTTTGTTGGCTAATCTGCTTTACTCAGCAGATGCTAAGATTCAGGAAAATGCAGTCACAGCACTCCTTAATTTGTCGATTAATGACAACAACAAAATTGCTATTGCTAATGCCAAAGCTATTGAACCTCTAATTCACGTTCTTCGGACAGGAAGCCCCGAGGCCAAGGAAAACTCAGCTGCCACTCTCTTTAGCCTCTCTGTGATTGAGGATAATAAGATTAGGATTGGAAGGTCTGGAGCCATTGGACCTCTGGTTGATTTACTGGGAAATGGAACTCCAAGGGGGAAGAAAGATGCTGCTACAGCGTTGTTTAACTTGTCAATATTTCATGAAAACAAGGCCCAGATTGTGCAAGCTGGGGCTGTTAGGCACCTTGTTGAATTGATGGAACCAGCGGCTGGGATGGTTGACAAGGCAGTAGCTGTTTTGGCAAACCTTGCTACAATCCCTGAGGGTAGGACTGCAATTGGTCAGGAGCGCGGGATTCCTGTTCTTGTGGAGGTTGTTGAACTGGGTTCTGCCAGAGGGAAGGAGAATGCTACAGCTGCTCTATTACACCTTTGCACAAGCAGTGGTAGGTTTTCCAATATGGTTCTTCAAGAAGGCGCTGTCCCACCTCTAGTGGCATTGTCTCAGTCTGGCACCCCAAGGGCCAAGGAAAAG GCACAACAACTTCTTACCCATTTCAGAAATCACCGACATGGTAATGCTGGCAGGAACTGA
- the LOC120014834 gene encoding suppressor of RPS4-RLD 1-like encodes MASATSQRVELAKLCRSRDWSKAIRVLDSILAQSSSIQDICNRAFCYSRLELHKHVIKDCDRAVQLDPTLLQPYILKGHALSALGRKADAILVWEKGYEHALSQSADLKQLLELEELLTNVKEERNVSCNNVMVISRSSKPLSEAEPYISDKHAETCVSQSERSHSSNLCSESSNQHEIHVKSSNSFEVNSGINDKVAGILSVPPCEPDHLINDKSSDIHMDHTKLNGESRYYSKLGDTSVMIGNSGNEFDIGDGFGDKSEENGIFESQQNGTCDILDKLNYDSGSCNDLSNTSEACATSSIICCNLGDESETRGESSNKDIHIKARDEPKRNSKFSVTRISKTKSISVDFRLSRGIAQVNEGKYAQAISIFDQILREDPIYPEALIGRGTAYAFQRELEAAIVDFTMAIKSNPSAGEAWKRRGQARAALGEFSEAIEDLTKALEFEPNSADILHERGIVNFKFKDFNAAVKDLSACVKLDKNNSSAYTYSGSALSSIGDYKRAEEALWKSIELDRGFVEGWVHRAQFFQDLANSTKALECLQQVLQIDERFAKAYHMRGALFHGMGEHRKAIKELSIGLRIESSNIECMYLRASCHHAIGEYGQAVKDYDTTLELELDSMDKFPLQCLAFYQKEIALYTASRINSEFCWFDIDRDINPLFKEYWCKRLHPNNVCEKVYRQPPLRESQKKGNLRKLDFTMTKQKSALLLAADSIGKKIQYDCPGFLHNRRQHRMAGLAAIEIAQKVSKAWRSLQAERKNANKSTSKYGKRTRRKERLSIASQNRGGACCSTSSSLETSTSYGITESSGRSMMSWQDVFSLAVRWRQISEPCDPVVWVNKLSEEFNSGFGSHTPLILGQAKVVRYFPNYERILDIAKTIMKDKRYVHNKADGIIDLSKDEKWEDIMHAKTCSDLYKAVGEDFWLATCCSSTAFEGKQLEGTRITLVKMRECGFDFAIRTPCTPSRWDDYDAEMAMAWDAVCNAYCGETYGSTDFSMLEDVRDAILKMTYYWYNFMPLSRGSAVVGFIVLLGLLLAANMEFTGNIPQGIQVDWEALLNLDPDSFVDSVKSWLYPSLKVSTSWKDYPDVSTTFYTTGSVVAALSTSDN; translated from the exons ATGGCCTCAGCTACCTCCCAACGTGTGGAGCTCGCCAAGCTCTGCCGCTCCCGAGACTGGTCTAAGGCAATCCGAGTCCTTGACTCAATTCTCGCTCAATCCTCCTCCATCCAAGATATCTG CAATAGAGCATTTTGCTATAGTCGATTGGAGTTGCACAAGCACGTGATTAAGGACTGTGATAGGGCGGTACAGCTCGACCCGACGCTTCTTCAACCTTATATCCTTAAAG gtCATGCATTATCTGCTTTGGGTAGGAAGGCGGATGCTATTCTGGTTTGGGAGAAAGGCTATGAACATGCTTTGAGTCAGTCTGCTGATCTTAAACAATTGTTAGAACTTGAAGAACTTTTGACAAATgtaaaggaagaaagaaatgtTTCATGTAACAACGTTATGGTGATTTCGAGATCCTCTAAGCCTTTATCTGAAGCTGAACCTTATATCAGTGACAAACATGCTGAAACATGTGTAAGCCAAAGTGAGCGGAGCCATTCGTCCAATTTATGTAGTGAGTCAAGTAATCAGCATGAGATCCATGTCAAATCTAGTAATAGTTTTGAAGTAAACAGTGGAATAAATGATAAAGTGGCAGGGATTTTATCAGTTCCTCCATGTGAACCGGACCATCTCATCAATGACAAATCAAGTGATATACATATGGATCATACCAAGTTGAATGGTGAATCTAGATATTATAGCAAGTTAGGAGATACATCAGTGATGATAGGAAATTCTGGTAATGAGTTTGACATAGGCGATGGATTCGGAGATAAATCCGAGGAGAATGGGATATTTGAAAGCCAACAGAATGGAACTTGTGACATTCTTGATAAACTAAATTATGACTCTGGATCTTGCAATGACTTAAGCAATACATCAGAAGCATGTGCTACGTCATCTATTATTTGCTGTAACTTGGGTGATGAGAGTGAAACTCGTGGTGAATCAAGTAATAAAGACATACATATTAAAGCAAGGGATGAACCCAAGAGAAACAGCAAGTTCAGTGTTACAAGGATTTCAAAGACCAAATCAATTAGTGTAGACTTTCGTCTATCCAGAGGTATAGCGCAG GTTAACGAAGGGAAGTATGCCCAAGCCATTTCTATATTTGACCAG ATTCTAAGAGAAGATCCTATATATCCCGAGGCATTGATAGGAAGAGGGACAGCATATGCATTCCAACGAGAACTTGAAGCTGCTATAGTTGATTTTACCATG GCCATCAAATCAAACCCATCAGCTGGTGAGGCATGGAAGCGAAGAGGGCAGGCCCGAGCTGCCTTAGGGGAATTTTCTGAG GCCATTGAAGACTTGACCAAGGCGTTAGAATTTGAGCCAAACTCAGCCGACATATTACATGAAAGGG GAATTGTTAATTTCAAGTTCAAGGACTTCAATGCTGCTGTCAAAGACCTCTCTGCATGTGTGAAACTTGATAAGAATAACAGTTCTGCATACACCTATTCG GGTTCTGCGTTATCTTCAATTGGTGACTATAAAAGAGCTGAGGAGGCCCTTTGGAAATCAATCGAACTTGATCGCGGTTTTGTTGAGGGATGGGTTCATCGTGCACAG TTCTTTCAAGATTTGGCAAACTCTACAAAAGCTCTTGAATGTCTTCAGCAAGTTCTACAAATTGATGAGAG GTTTGCAAAAGCATATCACATGCGTGGCGCACTGTTTCATGGGATGGGAGAACACAG GAAGGCTATCAAGGAATTATCAATTGGATTGCGAATTGAGAGCTCAAACATTGAGTGCATGTATTTGCGTGCTTCATGCCACCATGCTATTGGAGAATATGGCCAGGCG GTCAAGGACTATGACACTACACTGGAATTGGAACTGGACTCGATGGATAAGTTTCCGCTCCAATGCTTGGCCTTTTATCAG AAGGAGATTGCTCTATACACAGCTTCAAGAATCAACAGCGAGTTTTGCTGGTTTGACATTGATAGAGATATCAATCCCCTTTTCAAG GAGTACTGGTGCAAAAGATTGCACCCCAATAATGTTTGTGAAAAGGTCTACAGACAGCCTCCCTTGCGTGAATCTCAGAAAAAAGGGAACCTTAGAAAGCTGGATTTTACGATGACAAAACAGAAGAGTGCTCTTCTGTTGGCCGCTGATTCAATTGGCAAGAAAATTCAGTATGATTGTCCTGGATTCTTGCACAATAGGCGTCAG CATCGTATGGCAGGATTGGCTGctattgaaattgctcaaaaagtttCTAAAGCGTGGCGTTCTTTACAAGCTGAACGGAAGAATGCTAACAAAAGCACGTCAAAATATGGCAAGAGAACACGAAGAAAAGAAAGACTTAGCATCGCAAGCCAGAATAGAGGTGGTGCTTGTTGTAGTACCAGCAGTTCCTTGGAAACATCAACTTCTTATGGCATTACTGAATCCTCTGGTCGCTCTATGATGTCATGGCAAGATGTTTTCTCACTGGCTGTAAGATGGAGACAGATCTCTGAACCTTGTGACCCAGTTGTTTGGGTTAACAAGTTGAG TGAAGAGTTCAATTCTGGGTTTGGATCTCACACACCATTGATTCTTGGACAAGCAAAAGTTGTTCGCTATTTCCCCAAttatgaaag AATATTGGACATTGCAAAGACCATCATGAAGGATAAACGGTACGTGCACAACAAAGCGGATGGAATTATTGATTTATCCAAGGATGAGAAATGGGAAGAT ATTATGCATGCAAAAACCTGCTCAGATCTTTACAAAGCTGTTGGAGAAGACTTCTGGTTGGCTACTTGCTGTAGCAGCACTGCATTTGAGGG AAAGCAGCTGGAAGGCACAAGGATCACCCTAGTAAAAAT gCGAGAGTGTGGATTTGACTTCGCAATCAGAACACCATGTACACCTTCCAGATGGGATGATTATGATGCAGAAATGGCAATGGCATGGGAT GCTGTGTGCAATGCTTACTGTGGTGAAACTTATGGGTCTACTGATTTCAGTATGCTTGAAGATGTTAGAGATGCAATATTAAAAATGACCTATTACTG GTATAATTTTATGCCGCTTTCAAGAGGCTCTGCTGTTGTTGGGTTCATAGTCTTGCTTGGATTACTTCTTGCCGCTAATATGGAGTTTACGGGAAATATTCCACAAGGTATACAGGTGGATTGGGAAGCCCTTCTTAATCTTGATCCAGACTCCTTTGTGGATTCTGTTAAAAGTTGGCTGTATCCATCACTTAAGGTCTCAACATCGTGGAAAGATTATCCAGATGTCTCTACAACTTTTTATACAACAGGATCGGTTGTTGCTGCTCTGAGCACTTCTGACAATTAA
- the LOC120014421 gene encoding lysine-rich arabinogalactan protein 18-like, whose protein sequence is MDRNSVLGIALLCLIVAGVGGQSPAAAPTTTPAAPTTTPAAPAKAPAKPTPAPATTPASAPSATTPAASPSKQAVPAPVQTPASTPSASTPPAVTPVSSPPAQVPVSSPPAKSPPAPAPVSTPPATSPPAPATAPPAPATAPTAEVPAPAPSKKKSKKHHAPAPSPTLLSPPAPPAEAPGPNSDVAASPGPALNDQSGAERMRSLVGGLGLAVLAFIF, encoded by the exons ATGGATCGTAATAGCGTGCTCGGAATTGCATTGTTATGCCTCATTGTAGCCGGCGTTGGAGGTCAATCGCCAGCAGCGGCACCGACCACAACTCCTGCAGCTCCGACCACAACTCCTGCAGCTCCAGCAAAAGCCCCAGCCAAACCTACGCCTGCTCCCGCAACAACTCCTGCATCTGCACCGTCGGCTACTACTCCGGCTGCTTCTCCTTCAAAGCAGGCCGTACCTGCTCCTGTACAGACACCTGCATCTACACCTTCCGCATCTACACCCCCGGCGGTGACTCCAGTGAGCTCACCTCCCGCTCAGGTTCCGGTGAGCTCTCCTCCAGCGAAATCTCCTCCCGCACCTGCTCCTGTCAGTACACCACCTGCCACTTCTCCCCCCGCACCAGCCACTGCACCTCCAGCTCCTGCCACTGCACCGACAGCGGAGGTTCCTGCTCCGGCCCCGAGTAAGAAGAAGTCCAAGAAGCACCACGCACCAGCTCCTTCGCCAACGTTGCTCAGCCCTCCCGCACCTCCAGCGGAGGCTCCTGGACCTAACTCGGACGTTGCTGCCTCTCCCGGCCCTGCATTGAATGATCAG AGTGGAGCAGAGAGGATGAGGAGCCTTGTCGGTGGATTGGGATTGGCTGTTCTGGCGTTTATCTTCTAA